The window CAGCGAAATAAAAGTAACCGTAGCCAAAGCTAAACCCGTTGGCGTAGCCAAGAAGTTCCTTGTAATCCCGGGGTAAAGCAATGCCGAATTTTTCCTGGCATTTTCTGTCCGCCTCCTCTATGGCCTGCGGGGAAGCCGGTGGGTTAAATTCAATGTAGGGATGCTCTGCTTGGTAAGACCTCAAGGTCTCCAGTAGGTTTTTTAGCTTGGATTCTTTGTTCATCCTATACCTCTTTTTTGCTTCATTTAAGCTTTGTCCTTTTCCAAGACCAGTCAACGGTTGTCTTTATCCTCAAGGTTTGCGGTTCGCGAATAATGCGAAAAAGGAGAGTGAGCCAACTCTACGGCTTTCCCATTTTTGGGAAAGCCGTAGGATCCATACTTTCCTGCTAGCTTATTTAGTACCCGATCAATCTTACTGTCGATGAGCTTTGTTTTGAGATCGTGAAGCGGGTTCGGAAGAAAATCGAGGTTCTCAAAGCTGTTGGGGTCTTCGAGGTTGCCCGAAAGGAATAGGGGGATCCGGTGGTCTACGCTCCAATCGCAATTTTCTGGAAGCTCGCCGTTTAGAAAATATTTTTTAATTTGATCTTCCGTAAACCCCCACTGAAGCAGGCTCTCCCGCTTGTTTTCTGCCAAGTACTTAAGGTATTTCTTTTGAACTCCCTTAAATTCTTTCTTGAGTCTTTTAGTTTCCTCGGGATCAATGCGCTTTACTTTTACAATTTTATAAAAGAAATAAGTCAGTTTTTTTTCATCCGGCTCGCTCACTTGGCTTGTCCTCCTTATTCTTTAAATAGGACAAGCCCTTTTATGTCTCCTTCCTCCCCGCTCATAACACCTCTTCCATCACATCGAACACAAAATCTTTCAAAAGAGAGTAAAAGTCCGGATAAGCAAATTTTCCCCCTACCGGGATACGAGCTTCGCACCAGTGGAAAAGGCCGGTTTGAAGATCGTACATGTAGGTATTAATAGAAAGATCTCTGTCCCTCCCGAAGAAAAAATAAGAGGGGTGCATCCGCTCCTTCCTTTCTTCCTCGCTTTCCCAAGACTCAAGACTCCTGTAGTCGTAGTTATAGGGGAAAAGATAGTCGATGTGGTACTTTTCAGCTTCTTGTTCTTTTCTTAACGCGACCACGGGAGAGTCTTCGTCCGGAATGGAAAAAAGGATAACATGTTCAGTCCAAAACCCGTTGCTAAAGGCTAAGAATGCCTTGTAAAAATCGGGTAGGGGAATTCCCAGCTCCTCCCTGAAACGCCGGTCGGCTTCCTCGATCGCCCGTGGACTTGCCGGGGGAAGAAACGACCCTTCTTCTGTAAACCGGCTTCTCCTTACCGTTTGCAATAAGTGGATCACTTTCGGTTCAAGCAGCCTTGGAGCGGGCACTAACACCTCAAAAAAATAGGCCAGCTCCCCCTCAAGCATCGAGTAGAAATCCTCGTACAGCCTTTCTTCTTTCGTATCAAATGGAGTAAAATTGTATTCTTGATCTTCAAGACATCCACGCCGGTAGCACTTCAGCCGCACGTCATAGATATATTCGCGACTGCCGCCTCGAGTCCTTCCCAAAAAAAGAAAGTTCGGGTTGTTCCATTTCGATTTGCTTCCTTTATAAAATTCTCTATTTCCTTCGTTTTCCTCCAACAGGTCCCGGTAAATATCAGACCGCAGGAAAAAAATGGCATTCGAAGACCGATTTTGCCACCAAGAGGTGCAGTGATCGGCAACGAAATAAAAGTAACCGTAGCCAAAGCTAAACCCATTGGCGTAGCCAAGAAGTTCCTTGTAATCCCGGGGTAAAGCAATGCCGAATTTTTCCTGGCATTTTCTGTCCGCCTCCTCTATGGCCTGAGGGGAAGCCGGTGGGTTAAATTCAATGTAGGGATGCTCTGCTTGGTAAGACCTCAAGGTCTCCAGTAGGTTTTTTAGCTTGGATTCTTTGTTCACCAACTTTTTTTAAATTATTTCAAAGGTGGACTCTTTTACCTCTGTTTTTCTCTTATCTTCTTTTGTTCGAGTTCTGGGGTAGGGGAATGGTACACGCCGGGGAAGGGATTTGGGGTCAATCCTTCAGCCTTAAAAAGGGGAGCTTCTTCCCTTTGTTTTTCAAGCTCTTCAACCCTCTTTTTTGCCTCACAGGCCTTCTGCCAAAAGGACCCAGGGAAAAGCGGTCCTTTTCCTTTTCCTATCCCGGGCAGCTTCCAGTAAGCCGGTATGTCCTCGGCTTTCTTTTGCTCCACCACCTCTTCTATCCTTTGGGCCAACCCCGTCCAGTCTTTATCCCTTATCCTCTTGTTGTTTTTTTCCACGAAAGCCTTTAGTTTTTCATGGTCCATTTTCTCTGGGTCCGAGGCGGAAAGGACCGCCTGCTCAAGCCTTTGCTTGGCTGCCGCCTTTGTCTCCCCGATCGTTTTTAGATCGGGCAGTGCCCGCACGTTTAAAAATTCATATTTGTGAGCGAAGACATTTTGCTGGGTAAAAGTCATTTTTTCTTTTTGTTGAGAAGGAGCCCCTTTTGCTCCATCATCCTTGGTTCTTGGAGAAGTCAACTCTTCTGAGTGGGCCAAATTTAAGGGAACATGATCAAAAGAATGGACATCGGCTGAAAGTTTTTCCTCTTTTCCTTGATGGGCCGTTAATTCAATCCGTTTTTTTTCGTTCATTTTTACTCCTTTTGTTTATCGCGCAAGTTCCTCTTTTTTATAATAGGATTGAAGAGGGAAAGGAGAGGCTTTTAAATAGGATCGGTCTTGATTCTCCCTGTTGAAATAGGCAACTTGGGGCTCTTTGTATTGAAAATTCTGCATTTGGGTAAGGAAAGATTCAGTGTTTTTTAAATTTTCCATGTTTTCAGGAGGAGCTTTGAGCCGATCTAAAATGGCTTCAAGTTTTCCTCCTATTCTCTCTCCCATGGAAGAACCGATCACCCAGCCGATCCATCTTCCCGTGGGCTTACCGATTAAAGGAATGCCCCCAAAAATATGTTCACCCAATTTTTCACTTATTTTTCCCACTCCGATAGCCAACGATCCTTTTAAAGCCCCTTCGGTTAAATCTACGAGAGCTTCGCCCGTTTTTCCCTGGGCTAAGGATTGCATAGAGGCATAAACGGAGGGTCCTGCAATTTCCATGCCTAGTAATCCAGAATAGCGAGAACCGCCGAACCGGGTTATTGTTTTTAAAGCCCGTAATAGGAAAGGATCGGGTTTTGAAATCATCTCTTTATTTTGAACTCTTCCAGTTGCCTCTGTCCGCTGTCTTTTCCCTTCTTCGGTTGTGGGAAGGATAATACCCTGGGAGTAAAGCTTTTCCCTTTCTGGAGATAAAAAGGAATGCGGACCACCTTTGAATTCCTCGACGACATCCAATGGATTTTTTGCTTTAGACTTTGAAAGGAGGGCATGAGCGCCGTAACCGGCTCCCAGCCCCAAGATCACCGGTAGAGCTTTTGAAATTCCACGAAAAGAACTTGGAAAAGGAAGAGAAGCGGGTTGGGGGAGGTTTAGGCTATGGAAGTGTGGGCTTAGAAAATGGGCATAAATAAGGGAAGGGGGCATGCCTTTTGTCGCCTCGAGATGAATTTGGGGATTGTTCATGATTATTGGGTAGGGCGAAACCGAAGAAAAAGGACTTAAAAATTTTCAAAAAAGGGAGGAGTAAGAACGAGAGGAAAGCAAAAGGAGAGCCTCTTCTTTGGATATTGTCCCTGTGAAAAAAAGTTCTGCTGCCTGGACGGAGAGGGGCTTAAAACCTCTATTTTCGTTATGGGCTCGCAAACGGTTGGGACTAGCCCCATTTTCAATGAGGGATATGATTTCGCTGTCAAAAGGGAGCAGTTCAAGTATAGGCATTCTTCCCGCAGTTCCCGTTCCTCGGCAGGCTTGACAACCCGGGGCTTCTGCAACGGTTGGTTCGGCAACCTGGCAATGGGGGAAATACCGGAGATCCTCTGCAGTCGCTTTTCTTAACTTTTTACAATAAGGACACAATTTTGAAACGAGTCTTTGAGATACAGCTAGCTTTAGGGCGTAGGATACAGCTAGCCTGTCTATTCCAAAACTCTGGACCATTCGTTCCATAACCCCGACAGGATCGGTGGCATGAATGGAGCTAAAGACAAGATGGCCAGTTAAGGCCGCATCGATGGCGATCTGCGCACTTTCTCTATCCCGGATTTCTCCGATCATGATGATATCAGGATCCTGGCGAACGATTCCTCGAAGAGCAGAAGCAAAAGTGATCGCCGCTTTCTCTCGCACTTCAATCTGGACGGCATCGGGAAAATATTTTTCCACGGGATTTTCTATAGTGATAATCTTTTTTCTAGTGGAGCTTATGTAATTGAGCATGGCATAAAGAGTGGTCGTTTTGCCGCTTCCCGTTGGTCCTGTGGAGACAAACATCCCTTGGCCATTTTGAAGAAACCATAAAAGAAAAGAATATTCTAAGGGAGGCAGGTTGAGATCATCCAGGATAGGGATGCGAGAAGAGAAAATGCGAATCGCCGTGTACTCTTCCATTCCCTGGCCTACGACGATGCTGTAGCGTTGGTCATAGCGGATTCCTTTGTAGAGATAGCTACTGCTTCCATCCTGAAAGATACCTTTTTGATCGGGGGCCATGTTGCCAAAAAGTTTTATTCTATCCAATAAAATTTGGTATTGAATCCGACTTAAAGGAGCTTGCTCGTAGTAGTCGCCATCGATGCGGAAACGAACCCGCACTTTTTCTTCTTTGGGTTCTAAGGAAATATCACTCGCTCCCCTATCGATTGCACTGCTCATAAGGGCATGGTAGAGGGAAATCCCTGTTTTATTAAAGTTGTTGGGATCGATTTGAGGCCATTCTCGGATATGGAGGGGATCTCCGGATAAAATTCCCTTTGCTTTTGTTCCTTTTTTTGCTCTTTCAGATAACTTTTGAAAATGGGAGGGAGAACAGATGACCAGTTGGATTTTCGTTTTTAAGGCTTCGATTAACCTGTCCTCCAACTTTGAATTAAAAGCTTCCGGGGTAATAACCCATGACCAAGTTTGGGATTTTCTCCATAATAGGGCATTTTCAAAACTTTCTATGACCGCACAACTTTGAACCGCTCCTTCGGGTATTACCATTTTGGGCTCTTTACCCAAAAGAATCTCTTCCAGGATATCTGC is drawn from Methylacidiphilum infernorum V4 and contains these coding sequences:
- a CDS encoding SMI1/KNR4 family protein → MNKESKLKNLLETLRSYQAEHPYIEFNPPASPQAIEEADRKCQEKFGIALPRDYKELLGYANGFSFGYGYFYFVADHCTSWWQNRSSNAIFFLRSDIYRDLLEENEGNREFYKGSKSKWNNPNFLFLGRTRGGSREYIYDVRLKCYRRGCLEDQEYNFTPFDTKEERLYEDFYSMLEGELAYFFEVLVPAPRLLEPKVIHLLQTVRRSRFTEEGSFLPPASPRAIEEADRRFREELGIPLPDFYKAFLAFSNGFWTEHVILFSIPDEDSPVVALRKEQEAEKYHIDYLFPYNYDYRSLESWESEEERKERMHPSYFFFGRDRDLSINTYMYDLQTGLFHWCEARIPVGGKFAYPDFYSLLKDFVFDVMEEVL
- a CDS encoding GspE/PulE family protein gives rise to the protein MKEKRLCAPPDAENEQRKTFLEAQNQLEEFLLKERLVIAENLKEWKKTDGFFDLEKALLRHSSLFSWEKWAESFNHRNGWPPLYPTDRDHPLPPSAFHPSAKKLEKEFNAMILWDNPIYIIGLLNPFRLNEVEFYVATAFPDKLRIFYLLYPADLANLILKRERGIEGFPDWEEANKEEWLKLLRLEPSFYPRVADILEEILLGKEPKMVIPEGAVQSCAVIESFENALLWRKSQTWSWVITPEAFNSKLEDRLIEALKTKIQLVICSPSHFQKLSERAKKGTKAKGILSGDPLHIREWPQIDPNNFNKTGISLYHALMSSAIDRGASDISLEPKEEKVRVRFRIDGDYYEQAPLSRIQYQILLDRIKLFGNMAPDQKGIFQDGSSSYLYKGIRYDQRYSIVVGQGMEEYTAIRIFSSRIPILDDLNLPPLEYSFLLWFLQNGQGMFVSTGPTGSGKTTTLYAMLNYISSTRKKIITIENPVEKYFPDAVQIEVREKAAITFASALRGIVRQDPDIIMIGEIRDRESAQIAIDAALTGHLVFSSIHATDPVGVMERMVQSFGIDRLAVSYALKLAVSQRLVSKLCPYCKKLRKATAEDLRYFPHCQVAEPTVAEAPGCQACRGTGTAGRMPILELLPFDSEIISLIENGASPNRLRAHNENRGFKPLSVQAAELFFTGTISKEEALLLLSSRSYSSLF